The genomic region CGCCGACGGCGATGCCGGTGTCCACGGCCGCCTGAATGATCTGCGAGATCGGGCCGTCGGCGGTGGGTTCGTCGAAGGCTTTGTGAGCCGGGATCACAGCACTGAGCGGGACCTTCACCGCGTTCAGGGTGACACCGCCGCTGGCCGTGGTGCGTTGGCCGAAACCGTCCCAGCTGTCGATAACGGTCAAGCCGGGAGTGTCGCGCTCGATGAAGGCTATGAAGGCCTTGTTCTCTTCATTGACCGCCACCGCCGGCACGATGTGCGCGAACAACGCGCCGGTGCAGTAGAACTTCTCGCCGTCGATTTGCGCGGTGTCTTTGTCGAAACGAATGCGGGTTTCGAAAGCACCGGCGTTTTTGCTTTTGGATTCGGAGAAGGCGTTGCCGAAACGGTAGCCCTGCAAGACTTTGCCGAAGTAGTAACGCTTCTGCTCTTCGGTGGCGGTTTGCAGCAGGATGTCGAGCACACCAAGGTGGTTTTGCGGGATCTGGCCGAGGGATGAGTCGGCGGCGGAAATGATCTTGATCACTTCGGCAACGGTCACGTAGGAAACGCCAGCGCCGCCGTATGCCTGGGGTACGGTGATACCCCAGAGGCCGCTGGCGGAGAATTCGTCGAGTTCGGCGATTGGCAGGCGTCGCTCGCGGTCGCGGAGGCTGGCCTCGATGGCGAAGCGCGCGGCGAGCTTGTGAGCGACGGCGATGGCTTCGGCGTCCGAGTGGATGATGTGGGCGGTGCGAGGGGGTTGGGCAGAGGCTGTCATGGGCCGACTCCAGAATTCTGGTGAATACCCCAGAGCTTCTGCAGGAGTCATGCCTGAAATTAATTGTGTTTTATTTCAACAATTTGAGAGATTTTCCGAGAAAAAATTGAAACTGTAAAACAGCAAAGTGTCTCTCTAGTGTTGATCGGCGAACAGTTAGATCACTACGTTTCGGACAACCTCGTGGCATCAAGATCAGGCAGCCTGCGAACACATAGATCTGTTCGCTTC from Pseudomonas sp. GGS8 harbors:
- a CDS encoding SfnB family sulfur acquisition oxidoreductase; this encodes MTASAQPPRTAHIIHSDAEAIAVAHKLAARFAIEASLRDRERRLPIAELDEFSASGLWGITVPQAYGGAGVSYVTVAEVIKIISAADSSLGQIPQNHLGVLDILLQTATEEQKRYYFGKVLQGYRFGNAFSESKSKNAGAFETRIRFDKDTAQIDGEKFYCTGALFAHIVPAVAVNEENKAFIAFIERDTPGLTVIDSWDGFGQRTTASGGVTLNAVKVPLSAVIPAHKAFDEPTADGPISQIIQAAVDTGIAVGALEETKRYAREARPWIDSGQDHGWQDPFSIAAIGDLEWRVHGTEAILQKAGRAIDHALLTPNEDTVARASVVVAQAKVLSAEIALLASSKLFELAGTRSVLGKYNLDRHWRNARTHTLHDPARWKYHLIGNYLLNGVKPARHAWN